A single window of Nematostella vectensis chromosome 4, jaNemVect1.1, whole genome shotgun sequence DNA harbors:
- the LOC116617843 gene encoding kelch-like protein 5, whose protein sequence is MEPVLREWLSNCCSLPKEIKAKLEQMIDARKEPKIRWEKRLGSVIDLNDPALTKLEEEFENPKAEPDLEKLAALQERILKVLSQVKAIPAEVKDKIETKFKRHNNEIEYCESLESVYYNGEDYESSYDIIELREFIFLIGGSEDGQGNEPVNTVQAYDCTNKTWETLPPLPARTTACSAATITGIPAIVVLGGYGGWKALNTVQVFDFVTRRWSVIQYMRKRRWGAFAMGTEHGVVVAGGCDQGSVLRSAELYSVRRKTWYTLPSMKTPRCNFAGALIGRKLIVAGGGDGFYFNSALRSVEIFDGDKGEWRNLPHMKYRRYGCTAVTRDRLFIVLGGCDEEGKDVVEVEVFNEQMREWSEIPPIPASGSLCRATIVDNKLLVINADSSVHKAFTYDFELQRWDEYMDLPKGRNAFAIATIGV, encoded by the coding sequence ATGGAGCCAGTATTAAGAGAGTGGCTTTCAAACTGTTGCTCGCTACCAAAAGAGATCAAAGCGAAACTTGAACAGATGATTGACGCGAGAAAGGAGCCCAAAATCCGCTGGGAGAAGAGACTTGGATCAGTGATAGATCTGAACGACCCAGCGCTGACAAAACTTGAAGAGGAGTTCGAGAATCCGAAAGCTGAGCCCGACCTTGAAAAGCTTGCAGCTCTCCAGGAGAGAATTCTAAAAGTTTTGAGCCAGGTAAAGGCTATTCCGGCAGAGGTAAAGGATAAAATCGAGACAAAGTTTAAACGCCATAATAATGAAATCGAATACTGCGAGTCATTGGAGAGTGTTTATTACAATGGCGAAGATTACGAGTCAAGCTATGACATTATCGAGTTAAgagaatttatttttttgatcGGAGGATCCGAGGATGGACAAGGAAACGAACCTGTTAATACAGTCCAAGCCTATGATTGCACAAACAAGACCTGGGAAACGCTCCCACCGCTACCTGCGAGAACAACCGCCTGCTCTGCTGCAACAATCACTGGGATTCCGGCGATTGTTGTTCTCGGAGGTTACGGTGGATGGAAAGCACTTAACACCGTACAAGTGTTTGATTTCGTAACTAGACGGTGGAGCGTTATTCAGTACATGCGCAAGCGGCGTTGGGGGGCATTCGCGATGGGTACGGAGCACGGGGTCGTGGTTGCCGGAGGGTGTGATCAGGGTAGTGTCTTGAGAAGTGCGGAGCTGTACAGCGTGCGCCGTAAAACATGGTACACCCTCCCATCCATGAAAACGCCAAGGTGCAACTTCGCAGGGGCGCTCATAGGACGCAAACTGATCGTggcggggggaggggatgggttCTACTTTAACAGCGCTTTGAGATCTGTGGAGATCTTCGACGGGGATAAAGGGGAGTGGAGGAATCTCCCCCACATGAAGTATAGGAGGTATGGCTGTACTGCTGTGACGAGAGACAGACTCTTCATCGTCCTTGGTGGGTGTGACGAGGAGGGTAAAGATGTCGTCGAGGTGGAGGTGTTTAACGAACAAATGCGTGAATGGTCCGAGATTCCGCCTATTCCGGCATCTGGCTCTCTGTGTCGGGCGACAATAGTGGACAACAAACTGCTAGTGATCAACGCTGACAGCTCTGTACATAAGGCGTTCACATATGACTTTGAGTTACAAAGGTGGGACGAATACATGGATTTACCAAAAGGGCGAAACGCCTTTGCTATAGCAACCATCGGCGTGTAG
- the LOC125561884 gene encoding uncharacterized protein LOC125561884 isoform X1, with protein MGLRSAAQACQRATLAVAWIHRQQGKVLFNYLDDFIGVSEASSATSDFEQLGTLLSSLGLIESVSKACPPSSLMLCLGVMVDTNSFTLSVSPERLAELELLLHDWRNRKTARKRELQSLVGKLVFVSKCVRQSRVFISRLLSLLRTVQYNHLHVNLTAEFRKDIIWWCHFLREYNGVSMIKTTSWSSPGEVFSTDACLVGCGGVCDNEYFHASFPDVVVAQSLDINCLELLTIVVALKLWGQRWTGLRLTVRCDNQVAVTVLNSDSSALASLQKDLRQTLQAAYSTGTYSNLKTQFKAFFLFCLYFDLTPLPADIDTVCLYVQFLSRSIAPPSIRNYLSGVKLLHLFAGYDYAFTKDFSLSLALRGVSRRIPHVPQRAPPVTPSLLLLVARTVDCIAHFSLHFFLWRV; from the exons ATGGGGTTACGCTCTGCTGCTCAGGCATGTCAGCGCGCCACCTTAGCGGTAGCTTGGATTCATCGACAGCAAggaaaagttttatttaattatttggaTGATTTCATTGGGGTTTCTGAGGCTAGCTCTGCGACTTCCGATTTTGAGCAGTTGGGGACTCTTCTCTCCTCTCTGGGACTGATCGAATCTGTTTCCAAAGCTTGTCCGCCTTCATCGCTTATGCTGTGTTTGGGAGTGATGGTAGACACGAATTCATTTACGTTGTCAGTTAGTCCTGAGCGGCTAGCGGAGTTAGAGCTTCTCTTACATGATTGGAGGAACCGCAAAACTGCTCGCAAACGGGAGTTACAATCCCTAGTTGgcaaacttgtgtttgtttcaaAGTGTGTTCGTCAGAGTCGGGTGTTTATCTCGCGCTTATTAAGTCTGCTACGAACAGTTCAATACAATCATCTTCACGTTAATTTAACCGCGGAATTTCGCAAGGATATTATTTGGTGGTGTCATTTCCTGCGGGAATACAACGGAGTATCTATGATTAAAACTACCTCTTGGAGTTCTCCGGGGGAAGTTTTTTCTACAGACGCTTGCCTGGTTGGTTGTGGAGGCGTTTGTGACAATGAATATTTCCACGCTTCATTTCCGGATGTGGTTGTTGCTCAGTCCCTCGATATAAATTGTTTGGAACTTCTCACTATTGTGGTGGCGCTTAAGTTGTGGGGTCAACGGTGGACGGGACTCCGTTTAACCGTGCGCTGTGACAATCAGGTTGCTGTCACGGTATTGAATTCTG ATTCCTCGGCTTTGGCCTCTCTGCAAAAGGATCTACGACAGACATTACAAGCTGCTTATAGCACAGGGACATATAGTAATTTAAAGACTCAATTTAAggccttttttctattttgcttATATTTTGACTTGACTCCATTACCAGCAGACATAGATACGGTCTGTCTTTATGTACAGTTTTTAAGTCGTTCGATTGCACCACCTTCGATTCGTAATTATTTAAGTGGGGTCAAGTTATTACATCTTTTCGCCGGTTATGACTATGCATTTACTAAGGATTTTAGTTTATCCCTAGCCCTGCGGGGAGTTTCCCGTAGGATACCACATGTACCTCAGAGGGCTCCACCGGTAACTCCTAGCCTTTTATTGCTAGTTGCGCGAACAGTAGATTGTATTGCGCATTTCTCTTTGCATTTTTTCTTATGGCGCGTATAG
- the LOC125561884 gene encoding uncharacterized protein LOC125561884 isoform X4 — protein sequence MPREKKCPGCKKPVNDHDFGVPGKHCDGPGGVPEIRGNSTTRNDELLNSLAAAVQTLTAEVQSLKADHASSRQSHSLPPSDVASSSRSSKDVSPRRATTVTLPELRAMDDLADAADRRVAHVLPIASSESDEEADMGALASSPLRKPNKADSSALASLQKDLRQTLQAAYSTGTYSNLKTQFKAFFLFCLYFDLTPLPADIDTVCLYVQFLSRSIAPPSIRNYLSGVKLLHLFAGYDYAFTKDFSLSLALRGVSRRIPHVPQRAPPVTPSLLLLVARTVDCIAHFSLHFFLWRV from the exons ATGCCGCGAGAAAAGAAATGTCCAGGCTGCAAGAAGCCAGTAAATGATCATGATTTTGGCGTGCCAGGGAAACATTGTGACGGTCCTGGGGGCGTTCCCGAAATTCGGGGCAATTCTACTACACGGAACGACGAACTGTTGAATTCGCTCGCCGCCGCTGTTCAAACTCTCACGGCCGAGGTTCAAAGTTTGAAGGCCGATCATGCTAGCAGTCGTCAGTCCCATTCCTTGCCGCCCTCCGACGTTGCTTCGTCGTCGCGATCTTCTAAAGATGTATCGCCGCGCCGTGCGACGACGGTTACTTTGCCCGAGCTTAGAGCCATGGATGACTTGGCCGACGCGGCGGATCGACGTGTGGCTCATGTTCTGCCCATTGCATCCAGTGAGTCCGATGAGGAAGCTGATATGGGTGCGCTGGCTTCCTCTCCGTTACGGAAGCCAAATAAAGCTG ATTCCTCGGCTTTGGCCTCTCTGCAAAAGGATCTACGACAGACATTACAAGCTGCTTATAGCACAGGGACATATAGTAATTTAAAGACTCAATTTAAggccttttttctattttgcttATATTTTGACTTGACTCCATTACCAGCAGACATAGATACGGTCTGTCTTTATGTACAGTTTTTAAGTCGTTCGATTGCACCACCTTCGATTCGTAATTATTTAAGTGGGGTCAAGTTATTACATCTTTTCGCCGGTTATGACTATGCATTTACTAAGGATTTTAGTTTATCCCTAGCCCTGCGGGGAGTTTCCCGTAGGATACCACATGTACCTCAGAGGGCTCCACCGGTAACTCCTAGCCTTTTATTGCTAGTTGCGCGAACAGTAGATTGTATTGCGCATTTCTCTTTGCATTTTTTCTTATGGCGCGTATAG
- the LOC125561884 gene encoding uncharacterized protein LOC125561884 isoform X5, with product MGLRSAAQACQRATLAVAWIHRQQGKVLFNYLDDFIGVSEASSATSDFEQLGTLLSSLGLIESVSKACPPSSLMLCLGVMVDTNSFTLSVSPERLAELELLLHDWRNRKTARKRELQSLVGKLVFVSKCVRQSRVFISRLLSLLRTVQYNHLHVNLTAEFRKDIIWWCHFLREYNGVSMIKTTSWSSPGEVFSTDACLVGCGGVCDNEYFHASFPDVVVAQSLDINCLELLTIVVALKLWGQRWTGLRLTVRCDNQVAVTIPRLWPLCKRIYDRHYKLLIAQGHIVI from the exons ATGGGGTTACGCTCTGCTGCTCAGGCATGTCAGCGCGCCACCTTAGCGGTAGCTTGGATTCATCGACAGCAAggaaaagttttatttaattatttggaTGATTTCATTGGGGTTTCTGAGGCTAGCTCTGCGACTTCCGATTTTGAGCAGTTGGGGACTCTTCTCTCCTCTCTGGGACTGATCGAATCTGTTTCCAAAGCTTGTCCGCCTTCATCGCTTATGCTGTGTTTGGGAGTGATGGTAGACACGAATTCATTTACGTTGTCAGTTAGTCCTGAGCGGCTAGCGGAGTTAGAGCTTCTCTTACATGATTGGAGGAACCGCAAAACTGCTCGCAAACGGGAGTTACAATCCCTAGTTGgcaaacttgtgtttgtttcaaAGTGTGTTCGTCAGAGTCGGGTGTTTATCTCGCGCTTATTAAGTCTGCTACGAACAGTTCAATACAATCATCTTCACGTTAATTTAACCGCGGAATTTCGCAAGGATATTATTTGGTGGTGTCATTTCCTGCGGGAATACAACGGAGTATCTATGATTAAAACTACCTCTTGGAGTTCTCCGGGGGAAGTTTTTTCTACAGACGCTTGCCTGGTTGGTTGTGGAGGCGTTTGTGACAATGAATATTTCCACGCTTCATTTCCGGATGTGGTTGTTGCTCAGTCCCTCGATATAAATTGTTTGGAACTTCTCACTATTGTGGTGGCGCTTAAGTTGTGGGGTCAACGGTGGACGGGACTCCGTTTAACCGTGCGCTGTGACAATCAGGTTGCTGTCACG ATTCCTCGGCTTTGGCCTCTCTGCAAAAGGATCTACGACAGACATTACAAGCTGCTTATAGCACAGGGACATATAGTAATTTAA
- the LOC125561884 gene encoding uncharacterized protein LOC125561884 isoform X2, with protein sequence MPREKKCPGCKKPVNDHDFGVPGKHCDGPGGVPEIRGNSTTRNDELLNSLAAAVQTLTAEVQSLKADHASSRQSHSLPPSDVASSSRSSKDVSPRRATTVTLPELRAMDDLADAADRRVAHVLPIASSESDEEADMGALASSPLRKPNKAGKLKSGKEDRPTSEVVVKQLWPQRFLSLTRASQEITYERLTMAEFVAGYAQILQLREISSFERAERHKHLVTLMYHAQLYEWEAVLAFHGAVLLEIERGLLKWGDSFSHLESRTLHGQLLSPPKKQSYSSGPTLFCRDYQREKCIHTKDHYGYVRGERKWVKHICAACWVQSRKQESHREDSSDCPLSGE encoded by the coding sequence ATGCCGCGAGAAAAGAAATGTCCAGGCTGCAAGAAGCCAGTAAATGATCATGATTTTGGCGTGCCAGGGAAACATTGTGACGGTCCTGGGGGCGTTCCCGAAATTCGGGGCAATTCTACTACACGGAACGACGAACTGTTGAATTCGCTCGCCGCCGCTGTTCAAACTCTCACGGCCGAGGTTCAAAGTTTGAAGGCCGATCATGCTAGCAGTCGTCAGTCCCATTCCTTGCCGCCCTCCGACGTTGCTTCGTCGTCGCGATCTTCTAAAGATGTATCGCCGCGCCGTGCGACGACGGTTACTTTGCCCGAGCTTAGAGCCATGGATGACTTGGCCGACGCGGCGGATCGACGTGTGGCTCATGTTCTGCCCATTGCATCCAGTGAGTCCGATGAGGAAGCTGATATGGGTGCGCTGGCTTCCTCTCCGTTACGGAAGCCAAATAAAGCTGGTAAGTTGAAGTCTGGCAAGGAAGACCGTCCAACTTCAGAAGTTGTAGTTAAACAGTTGTGGCCGCAACGTTTTCTTTCCTTGACTCGTGCTAGTCAGGAGATTACTTACGAACGTCTTACCATGGCAGAATTCGTGGCGGGGTATGCACAGATTCTACAATTACGAGAGATCAGTTCGTTCGAGCGCGCCGAACGACACAAACATTTGGTAACGCTGATGTACCACGCACAGCTATACGAATGGGAGGCGGTGCTTGCCTTCCATGGAGCGGTTTTGCTTGAAATCGAACGTGGCTTATTGAAGTGGGGTGATTCCTTTTCCCACCTCGAAAGCAGAACCCTCCATGGTCAGCTACTTTCACCGCCGAAAAAGCAGTCTTACAGTTCAGGGCCGACATTGTTTTGTAGAGATTATCAACGCGAGAAGTGCATTCATACCAAGGATCATTATGGTTACGTCCGAGGCGAACGTAAATGGGTAAAACATATTTGTGCGGCTTGTTGGGTACAATCGAGAAAACAGGAATCGCATAGAGAGGATTCATCTGATTGTCCGCTTTCaggggaataa
- the LOC125561884 gene encoding uncharacterized protein LOC125561884 isoform X3, translating to MPREKKCPGCKKPVNDHDFGVPGKHCDGPGGVPEIRGNSTTRNDELLNSLAAAVQTLTAEVQSLKADHASSRQSHSLPPSDVASSSRSSKDVSPRRATTVTLPELRAMDDLADAADRRVAHVLPIASSESDEEADMGALASSPLRKPNKAEFVAGYAQILQLREISSFERAERHKHLVTLMYHAQLYEWEAVLAFHGAVLLEIERGLLKWGDSFSHLESRTLHGQLLSPPKKQSYSSGPTLFCRDYQREKCIHTKDHYGYVRGERKWVKHICAACWVQSRKQESHREDSSDCPLSGE from the exons ATGCCGCGAGAAAAGAAATGTCCAGGCTGCAAGAAGCCAGTAAATGATCATGATTTTGGCGTGCCAGGGAAACATTGTGACGGTCCTGGGGGCGTTCCCGAAATTCGGGGCAATTCTACTACACGGAACGACGAACTGTTGAATTCGCTCGCCGCCGCTGTTCAAACTCTCACGGCCGAGGTTCAAAGTTTGAAGGCCGATCATGCTAGCAGTCGTCAGTCCCATTCCTTGCCGCCCTCCGACGTTGCTTCGTCGTCGCGATCTTCTAAAGATGTATCGCCGCGCCGTGCGACGACGGTTACTTTGCCCGAGCTTAGAGCCATGGATGACTTGGCCGACGCGGCGGATCGACGTGTGGCTCATGTTCTGCCCATTGCATCCAGTGAGTCCGATGAGGAAGCTGATATGGGTGCGCTGGCTTCCTCTCCGTTACGGAAGCCAAATAAAGCTG AATTCGTGGCGGGGTATGCACAGATTCTACAATTACGAGAGATCAGTTCGTTCGAGCGCGCCGAACGACACAAACATTTGGTAACGCTGATGTACCACGCACAGCTATACGAATGGGAGGCGGTGCTTGCCTTCCATGGAGCGGTTTTGCTTGAAATCGAACGTGGCTTATTGAAGTGGGGTGATTCCTTTTCCCACCTCGAAAGCAGAACCCTCCATGGTCAGCTACTTTCACCGCCGAAAAAGCAGTCTTACAGTTCAGGGCCGACATTGTTTTGTAGAGATTATCAACGCGAGAAGTGCATTCATACCAAGGATCATTATGGTTACGTCCGAGGCGAACGTAAATGGGTAAAACATATTTGTGCGGCTTGTTGGGTACAATCGAGAAAACAGGAATCGCATAGAGAGGATTCATCTGATTGTCCGCTTTCaggggaataa